In one Arenibacter antarcticus genomic region, the following are encoded:
- a CDS encoding beta-galactosidase: MRKGIIWFMVDSPYHFFLLIGLFFIGNGSVNSQSKAEVKWTEGNPSLVIDGETYPPYAYMSYLGEEKYYKEISETGIHIYNIPAYLGEGGINTISGIGPFRPPIWLGEGNYDFTGLVKDFEKIIKSDPKAKVIIRFYLDPPEWWTKLYPEASAHLPDGTTFRQCFASEVWRDKTGDVFRDCLDWLLGSKYSNYLAGIHVASGFTEEWFYHPKQYQDKNPARLQAFRQWLKDSYKNNDALKRAWNKPSLTFENAQLANIDEPVTRKDWRNPDQEQNYIDTYRFQAEVLVNNIAYFCRIVKEKSHGNLLTGAFSGYHYFVGDARRGHGALAKLLDCPDLDYLSSPNVYNRVIGEDWPAMAAINSVHLHGKLWLTENDTRTSITTLLKDRSNDIAPPGQYESGVWLGPEDMDTSVAFLWKNTARMLAYGYGGWWFDMWGGWFSDPELLNVLEKTQQLHTIFPPSSGEKMKPQVGIVVDEELSFWDPTYGHLTEKILSNRYPLAKTGTSYDLFLRTDLKNMPTSQYKVVWLMGILELSSKEEARINKWTKQGKTVLWTNGKGTHIFHPNDEELFMEGKLKWSASELGETWGKAGVHRYIDTEDVFYIGRNWMGIHTIKGGERTISFPFMAQVIDPLEKKIMYDSTRRLQLNLKPKSTLILRVNPLEK; this comes from the coding sequence ATGAGAAAAGGAATTATTTGGTTCATGGTTGATAGCCCTTATCATTTTTTTCTTCTAATTGGATTGTTTTTTATTGGAAATGGATCGGTCAATTCACAATCCAAGGCAGAAGTAAAATGGACGGAAGGTAATCCTTCTCTGGTAATTGACGGTGAGACCTATCCACCATACGCCTATATGTCCTATTTAGGTGAGGAGAAATATTACAAGGAAATTTCCGAAACCGGTATCCATATTTATAACATCCCTGCCTATCTGGGAGAAGGAGGTATAAATACTATTTCAGGAATAGGGCCTTTTAGGCCTCCCATATGGCTAGGGGAAGGCAATTATGATTTTACTGGATTGGTTAAGGATTTTGAGAAAATTATAAAATCTGATCCCAAAGCAAAAGTTATTATCCGTTTTTATCTTGATCCTCCGGAATGGTGGACTAAATTATATCCAGAAGCCTCAGCACATTTACCCGACGGCACTACTTTTCGTCAATGCTTTGCCTCTGAAGTATGGCGGGATAAAACTGGGGATGTATTTCGTGACTGTTTGGATTGGCTCTTAGGTTCCAAATACTCCAATTATTTAGCTGGAATCCATGTGGCCAGTGGATTTACAGAGGAATGGTTTTATCACCCCAAACAATATCAAGATAAAAACCCTGCCAGATTACAAGCATTTAGGCAATGGTTGAAAGATAGTTATAAGAACAATGATGCTTTAAAAAGGGCATGGAACAAACCTTCACTTACTTTTGAAAATGCCCAATTGGCCAATATCGATGAGCCAGTAACAAGAAAGGATTGGAGGAACCCAGACCAGGAACAAAATTATATTGATACTTATCGTTTTCAAGCAGAGGTCTTAGTGAACAATATAGCTTATTTCTGTAGAATAGTTAAAGAAAAGAGCCATGGCAATCTTTTAACGGGTGCTTTTTCTGGATACCATTATTTTGTAGGGGATGCTAGGCGTGGACATGGTGCCCTAGCAAAATTGTTGGATTGTCCGGACCTTGACTATCTGTCGAGCCCAAATGTTTATAACCGTGTGATAGGGGAGGACTGGCCTGCAATGGCGGCAATAAACTCGGTTCACCTCCATGGTAAATTATGGCTTACTGAAAACGATACCCGAACGTCCATAACCACCTTGTTGAAAGATCGCTCCAACGACATAGCACCTCCCGGACAATATGAGAGCGGTGTATGGTTAGGTCCGGAGGACATGGACACCTCGGTAGCATTTTTATGGAAAAACACGGCAAGAATGCTGGCCTATGGGTATGGAGGCTGGTGGTTCGATATGTGGGGCGGATGGTTCAGTGATCCTGAACTATTAAATGTTTTAGAGAAAACACAGCAATTGCACACCATATTCCCCCCATCGTCAGGAGAAAAGATGAAACCTCAAGTAGGGATTGTGGTAGACGAAGAACTCTCTTTTTGGGACCCAACCTATGGTCATCTTACAGAGAAAATTTTATCCAATCGTTATCCGCTTGCAAAAACAGGGACATCCTATGATCTTTTTCTTCGGACGGATCTAAAAAATATGCCAACCTCTCAATATAAAGTAGTTTGGCTAATGGGAATTCTTGAACTTAGTTCAAAGGAAGAAGCTAGAATAAATAAGTGGACCAAACAGGGTAAAACCGTTCTATGGACTAATGGTAAAGGAACACATATCTTCCATCCAAATGATGAGGAACTATTTATGGAAGGAAAACTAAAATGGTCAGCCTCGGAATTAGGTGAAACATGGGGGAAAGCAGGTGTACATAGGTATATTGATACTGAGGATGTATTTTATATCGGCCGAAACTGGATGGGCATACATACCATAAAAGGCGGTGAAAGGACCATCAGTTTTCCATTTATGGCCCAGGTGATAGATCCATTGGAAAAGAAAATAATGTATGATTCCACAAGACGATTGCAATTGAATTTAAAACCAAAATCAACCTTAATTTTGAGGGTAAATCCTTTAGAGAAATAA
- a CDS encoding response regulator — protein MKTISHILLADDDPDDCMFFREALEALSFSTQLTFVKNGEELIELLSKKTAKLPDILFMDLNMPRKSGIQCLSEIKNNQRLQNIPVVIISTSYDCTIADGLYHSGASYYIQKPIGFSQLQNLISLAVELVTKENILRPERINFLLEQNI, from the coding sequence ATGAAAACAATTTCACATATTCTCCTTGCCGACGACGACCCAGACGATTGCATGTTTTTTCGGGAAGCTTTGGAGGCATTGTCATTTTCTACCCAACTAACTTTCGTCAAGAATGGGGAAGAGCTCATCGAGTTGCTTTCAAAGAAAACCGCAAAACTCCCCGATATCCTCTTTATGGATTTGAATATGCCCCGTAAAAGCGGCATTCAATGCCTATCTGAAATAAAAAATAATCAAAGGCTCCAAAATATTCCAGTGGTCATAATTTCTACCTCCTATGACTGTACCATCGCGGACGGGCTTTACCATTCTGGTGCCTCCTACTATATCCAGAAACCTATCGGGTTTTCACAACTACAGAATCTCATTTCCCTTGCGGTCGAACTTGTAACAAAAGAAAATATCCTACGCCCCGAAAGGATCAACTTTTTACTCGAGCAAAACATTTAA
- a CDS encoding chemotaxis protein CheB, translating into MDLKTPKKTLIKSENSFPVVGIGASAGGLDAFKQLLKAIPESSGMAYVLVQHLDPNHQSMLPELLQKVTSIPVMEVTDDIKVAPDHIYILPSNKIMIANDGVLELRPRPEKGINERNMPIDLFFRSLAEVHQSHSIGVVLSGTATDGTLGLTAIKDQGGITFAQDEESAAYSGMPQSAVQAGVVDFILSPGDIPKKLLEVAHIINGNGAEISGQKEEEAIYKQIISLLQVRKGTDFTYYKQTTIHRRILRRIDITKTGKPSVYLNYLKREKQELDELYMDLLIPVTEFFRDPKIFDKLHNKIIPTIIANKTSSGTVRIWVAGCSTGQEAYSLAIAFHEIFNGSVSSSSHPQKVQVFATDLSGPAIEKARSGMYSQSEVKGLTTERLEIYFTKKKDGYQINQSIRDSCVFAVHDFLKDPPFSKMDLISCRNVLIYLGSYLQKRALTTFHYALDPKGILWLGKSETTSGVPSHFVALDKKDKLFSRKEVAGHFIPTTSRRNGPYFTDPYGIGKNGNLATDYQKTADDILLSRFTPAGVVINEAMDIVHFRGGTGRYLEPVPGKASLNLFRMAKQGLAFELRNILHKAKKENDAVVKENIPIQINGDHIHIISIEAIPLPNIVEPHYLVLFHEQGPQEDAISVTDKKWSKEAGIGESTKMIEKDLQIQQLQDELAQTREDMCSIIESQEAANEELQSANEELMSGSEELQSLNEEMETSKEELHSTNEELMTVHQETIGLNERLSIALDYAEGIVDTIHEPLLVLDGNLRIKSANKTFYKTFEVNEKDTEGKLIFKLGNKQWDIPALRTLLEDILPERSTIENFEVAWNFPNIGKHTMLLNAREIKRDNEDEKLILLAIEDISERTNLREKEKELFGRYENLLLQAPVAIMVLKGSNYVVELANNAYLEMVEKDTDFIGRPFFEALPERKTQGIRELMDGVVRSGTPYHGNEVEVTMLRKEKSEKGFYNFAYHPTQDADGTVTGIIVVVTEVTEQVIARRLVEESESHFRQLAERMPAKISNADIAGNVTYFNKEWLEFTGLEFEELKELGYHKIMHPEEMQEFGERLQKALETKTDMEMEMRFLNKDGDYIWHLNIASPITDENGDFKMWIGVTTDISEQINTRKSNLETYKKQSDILEELVAQRTFELKGANDELLEMNRELKRLNKELVSFTFAASHDLQEPLRKIQIFVGRILEDEESEGLSDKGKGYFERILAVSNLMRKLIEDLLDFSRLALIDRKFITTDIDKLTANVITELETTIDEKKAIIEFNGLGALQVIPFQFQQLIFNLVSNALKFSRPDIPPYITIKSKIAKGKEFKSKKLVPNKKYYRIRVGDNGIGLRPEYGDQIFELFKRLHGKDEYPGTGIGLTIVKRIVENHNGSITVESEPGLGARFDIYIPVVQETP; encoded by the coding sequence ATGGATTTGAAAACACCCAAAAAGACCCTCATAAAATCAGAGAACAGTTTCCCTGTAGTAGGGATTGGGGCCTCCGCTGGCGGCCTCGACGCTTTTAAACAACTTTTGAAGGCCATTCCCGAGTCATCCGGAATGGCCTATGTACTGGTACAACATCTGGATCCGAACCACCAAAGCATGCTCCCAGAACTGCTGCAAAAAGTGACTTCTATTCCCGTTATGGAGGTTACGGATGATATAAAGGTAGCGCCAGACCATATCTATATCCTCCCTAGTAACAAGATAATGATCGCCAATGATGGTGTGCTGGAACTGAGGCCCCGTCCTGAAAAAGGTATCAACGAACGTAATATGCCTATTGATCTTTTTTTTAGGTCGCTGGCCGAAGTCCACCAATCCCATTCTATCGGGGTTGTACTTTCTGGTACTGCCACTGATGGCACGTTGGGACTTACGGCCATCAAAGACCAGGGCGGTATTACCTTTGCTCAGGACGAGGAATCGGCGGCATATAGCGGCATGCCACAAAGCGCGGTACAGGCCGGAGTCGTCGACTTTATACTCTCCCCAGGGGACATACCGAAAAAACTTCTGGAGGTGGCCCATATCATCAACGGTAATGGTGCGGAAATTTCCGGACAAAAAGAAGAAGAGGCAATATACAAACAGATCATCTCCTTGCTTCAGGTTCGCAAGGGAACCGATTTCACCTACTATAAACAAACCACGATACACAGAAGGATACTCCGTAGGATCGACATCACCAAGACCGGGAAACCCTCTGTTTATCTAAACTATCTAAAACGGGAGAAACAGGAGTTGGATGAACTGTATATGGACCTTTTGATTCCCGTAACCGAATTTTTCCGGGATCCCAAAATCTTCGATAAACTGCATAATAAGATTATTCCCACTATCATAGCAAATAAAACCTCTAGCGGCACTGTCCGCATCTGGGTAGCGGGCTGCAGTACTGGTCAAGAAGCATATTCCCTTGCGATTGCCTTCCATGAAATATTTAATGGCAGCGTATCTTCGTCCTCCCACCCTCAAAAAGTACAGGTCTTTGCTACGGATCTTAGTGGACCCGCCATTGAAAAGGCGCGATCGGGTATGTATTCCCAAAGTGAGGTGAAAGGTCTGACTACCGAACGCCTCGAAATTTATTTTACCAAGAAGAAAGACGGTTACCAGATCAATCAGTCCATTAGGGACAGCTGTGTCTTTGCCGTGCACGACTTTTTAAAAGACCCGCCATTTAGCAAGATGGACCTTATAAGCTGCCGTAACGTACTGATTTACCTGGGAAGCTACCTGCAAAAAAGGGCGTTAACCACTTTTCACTACGCATTGGATCCCAAGGGTATTCTTTGGCTGGGAAAATCAGAAACGACCAGCGGGGTGCCCTCACATTTTGTGGCCCTCGATAAAAAAGATAAGTTATTCTCCCGCAAGGAGGTAGCAGGCCATTTTATCCCCACAACGAGCCGGCGAAACGGACCGTATTTCACGGATCCATACGGGATCGGAAAAAATGGGAACCTTGCCACCGATTATCAGAAGACCGCAGACGACATTCTCCTTAGTAGATTTACCCCGGCCGGAGTGGTCATCAATGAAGCGATGGACATCGTCCATTTCAGGGGCGGTACCGGGCGTTATCTGGAGCCTGTGCCCGGCAAGGCCAGTCTCAATCTATTTAGAATGGCGAAACAGGGACTGGCCTTTGAGCTGCGCAATATTTTGCACAAGGCAAAAAAAGAAAATGATGCCGTCGTTAAAGAAAATATACCTATACAGATCAATGGCGACCACATCCACATAATAAGTATCGAGGCCATCCCATTGCCCAATATCGTAGAACCCCATTATCTGGTCCTTTTTCACGAACAAGGTCCACAAGAGGACGCAATTTCGGTGACAGACAAAAAGTGGTCCAAGGAAGCCGGTATCGGTGAAAGTACCAAAATGATCGAAAAAGATCTCCAAATACAACAGTTACAAGATGAACTTGCCCAGACCAGGGAGGATATGTGCAGTATTATCGAAAGTCAGGAGGCGGCCAACGAGGAACTGCAGAGTGCCAATGAGGAACTGATGAGCGGGAGCGAGGAACTGCAGAGCCTCAATGAGGAAATGGAGACCAGTAAGGAAGAGCTCCACAGTACCAATGAGGAACTCATGACAGTACACCAAGAAACTATAGGTCTGAACGAGCGATTGAGCATTGCACTGGACTATGCCGAGGGCATTGTCGATACCATACACGAACCCTTGTTGGTACTCGATGGGAACCTTCGGATAAAATCTGCCAACAAGACCTTTTATAAAACCTTTGAGGTAAACGAGAAGGATACCGAAGGTAAACTGATCTTTAAATTAGGGAACAAGCAATGGGATATTCCCGCTCTGCGGACCCTATTGGAGGACATTCTACCCGAAAGGTCGACAATTGAAAATTTTGAGGTAGCTTGGAATTTTCCCAACATCGGGAAACATACAATGCTATTGAACGCCCGTGAGATAAAAAGGGACAACGAGGACGAAAAATTGATCCTGTTGGCTATTGAGGATATTTCCGAACGGACCAATCTAAGGGAAAAAGAAAAAGAGCTTTTTGGCAGGTATGAGAATCTGCTGTTACAGGCCCCCGTAGCCATTATGGTATTAAAAGGATCCAATTATGTGGTGGAGCTGGCCAACAATGCCTATTTAGAGATGGTAGAAAAGGATACCGATTTTATTGGCAGGCCCTTCTTTGAAGCGTTGCCCGAACGCAAGACCCAGGGAATCAGGGAACTTATGGACGGGGTCGTCCGCAGCGGAACACCATATCATGGCAACGAAGTGGAAGTTACGATGCTCCGGAAGGAGAAAAGCGAAAAAGGCTTTTACAATTTTGCATACCATCCCACCCAGGATGCCGACGGTACGGTAACGGGTATCATAGTAGTGGTTACCGAGGTAACCGAGCAGGTAATCGCTAGAAGACTGGTGGAGGAAAGCGAGTCCCATTTCCGGCAATTGGCGGAACGGATGCCCGCCAAGATAAGCAATGCGGACATAGCTGGAAATGTTACTTACTTTAATAAGGAATGGCTGGAATTCACCGGGCTAGAATTCGAGGAATTAAAAGAACTGGGCTATCATAAGATTATGCATCCCGAGGAGATGCAGGAATTTGGGGAACGCCTCCAAAAAGCTTTGGAAACAAAGACCGATATGGAAATGGAGATGCGGTTCCTGAACAAGGACGGGGACTATATATGGCACCTGAATATCGCATCCCCGATAACGGACGAGAACGGCGACTTCAAAATGTGGATCGGCGTGACCACTGATATTTCCGAGCAGATAAATACCAGAAAAAGCAACCTAGAGACCTACAAAAAACAGTCCGACATACTGGAGGAACTAGTAGCGCAACGAACCTTTGAGTTGAAAGGGGCCAATGACGAACTCCTAGAAATGAACCGAGAACTGAAAAGGTTGAACAAAGAACTGGTATCCTTTACTTTTGCGGCCAGCCACGACCTCCAAGAACCATTGCGCAAGATCCAGATCTTTGTCGGGCGTATTTTGGAGGATGAGGAGAGCGAGGGCCTGAGCGATAAGGGCAAAGGCTATTTCGAACGGATATTGGCAGTGTCGAATCTAATGCGGAAACTGATAGAAGATCTGCTTGATTTTTCCCGTCTGGCCTTGATCGATAGAAAATTTATAACGACCGACATCGATAAGTTGACTGCGAATGTTATAACAGAGCTTGAAACGACCATTGATGAAAAAAAGGCCATAATAGAGTTTAATGGTTTGGGGGCGCTACAGGTGATCCCATTCCAATTCCAACAGCTTATTTTTAACCTAGTCAGCAATGCGCTCAAATTCTCGAGGCCCGATATTCCTCCGTATATTACCATAAAAAGTAAAATAGCCAAGGGCAAAGAGTTCAAAAGTAAAAAACTTGTCCCCAATAAAAAGTACTACCGGATTAGAGTGGGGGACAACGGGATTGGCCTTAGGCCCGAATACGGCGACCAAATATTCGAGTTGTTCAAACGCCTCCATGGAAAAGATGAATACCCTGGAACTGGTATAGGGCTCACTATTGTAAAACGGATTGTAGAAAACCACAATGGGAGTATTACTGTGGAAAGCGAACCAGGTCTAGGGGCAAGGTTTGATATCTATATTCCGGTGGTCCAAGAGACCCCTTGA
- a CDS encoding RagB/SusD family nutrient uptake outer membrane protein yields the protein MKKILSYTLIILSIISCSDFLEEVPEDRLTENNFYGNLDDAVAAVNAIYVPVRNNFRTLYMLMLDIQADYANGRGSTQPLGEYQGFDQTNINRAGTMWERFYQSIRNANIAINMIDKIELSDTDKKALISEAKFMRAYCYYHLVRNWGGVPIYLEKEGENTGRATIEEVYQVIIADLKSGETDLPATPTQFGRPSKWSAKSLLAEVYLANKNYGLSKDKAQEVIDSGEFSLIEVTTSADFNDVFGPSANGTSEEIFYIKFSHQDGWGWPLNLLWSETQFSPFGNYVIFSVPGPFFENWDDADLRKEWNVFTEYVNRSTGQLETLPSSTPILCSKFRDPDAPEREAHANDYPILRYADVLLIYAEASVMDDNTVSSLALESLNKIKRRGYGYPTNVASPVDYPSSGWTVDSFRDTVLQERAYELYMEGKRWFDLKRTDKAKELVLQNTGKTVLDVHLLWPIPQQEIDTNPDISQADQNPGY from the coding sequence ATGAAAAAAATACTATCATATACACTAATTATTCTGTCCATTATATCGTGTAGCGACTTTCTGGAGGAAGTACCTGAGGACAGACTTACTGAAAATAATTTCTACGGTAATTTGGATGATGCAGTAGCAGCTGTAAATGCCATTTATGTCCCCGTTAGGAATAATTTTAGAACACTTTATATGTTAATGCTTGATATTCAGGCAGACTATGCAAATGGAAGAGGTTCAACACAACCCTTAGGTGAGTATCAAGGATTCGACCAAACTAATATTAACAGGGCTGGTACAATGTGGGAACGCTTTTATCAAAGCATAAGAAATGCCAACATTGCAATAAACATGATTGATAAAATCGAATTATCTGATACAGATAAAAAGGCTTTGATAAGTGAAGCTAAGTTTATGAGGGCATATTGTTATTATCATCTTGTAAGAAATTGGGGAGGTGTTCCCATATACCTTGAAAAGGAAGGGGAAAATACTGGTAGAGCAACAATTGAGGAGGTATATCAGGTTATAATTGCCGATTTAAAATCTGGTGAAACTGATTTGCCTGCAACTCCAACTCAGTTTGGACGACCTTCAAAATGGTCGGCAAAATCACTGCTTGCCGAAGTTTACCTTGCCAATAAGAATTATGGATTGTCTAAAGATAAGGCACAAGAAGTAATCGATTCTGGAGAATTTTCTCTAATCGAGGTAACAACAAGCGCTGATTTCAATGATGTTTTTGGACCTTCGGCCAATGGTACTTCAGAAGAAATTTTTTATATAAAATTCAGCCATCAAGATGGTTGGGGATGGCCTTTGAATTTATTATGGAGTGAAACGCAATTTTCTCCTTTTGGAAATTATGTTATTTTTTCAGTACCTGGTCCCTTTTTTGAGAATTGGGATGATGCCGATCTCCGTAAAGAGTGGAACGTATTTACAGAATATGTAAATAGAAGTACCGGTCAATTAGAAACCTTACCATCTTCTACGCCAATTTTGTGCAGTAAATTTAGAGATCCAGATGCTCCCGAAAGAGAGGCGCACGCCAATGATTATCCAATTTTGAGATACGCAGATGTTTTGCTTATTTATGCGGAAGCTTCCGTAATGGATGATAATACTGTTTCTTCATTAGCTCTTGAAAGCCTGAATAAAATAAAAAGACGAGGTTATGGTTATCCTACAAATGTAGCTTCTCCAGTTGATTATCCTAGTAGTGGATGGACTGTAGACTCGTTCAGGGATACTGTTTTACAGGAAAGGGCATATGAACTTTATATGGAAGGAAAAAGATGGTTCGACCTAAAACGTACAGATAAGGCAAAAGAATTGGTTTTGCAGAACACAGGGAAAACCGTTCTAGATGTCCATTTATTGTGGCCAATTCCACAGCAGGAAATTGATACTAATCCAGATATCAGTCAAGCCGACCAAAATCCAGGATACTAG
- a CDS encoding YtxH domain-containing protein gives MKTNNKKGILALLGIGAGAWAFWKYKTMPPEKKEALKSSINEAGDKLKKTVNELESKVAENYDRTKNSAKEKLKEMTK, from the coding sequence ATGAAGACAAATAATAAAAAAGGCATACTTGCCCTATTGGGGATCGGTGCGGGAGCGTGGGCCTTCTGGAAATATAAAACTATGCCTCCAGAGAAAAAGGAAGCACTTAAATCATCGATAAACGAAGCGGGCGACAAGCTAAAAAAAACCGTCAATGAACTTGAATCAAAAGTTGCCGAAAATTATGATCGGACAAAGAATTCCGCAAAGGAAAAGTTAAAGGAAATGACCAAATAA
- a CDS encoding DUF6259 domain-containing protein — MNTKKLYYWRLLCFVILASLASCNTNNNGDDLSINNGKLKLSFSKENGSLIVFQDLIENYEFLDEKKTLELPWEINFNHAQDSLYEPLDFEYSKPDSLTLVLKWGNFKGEENKEFAVTAVINLDKEKALSYWKISLVGTQGKEINSVVFPKISGFKDLGQEKLAIPNIMGELLTDPRGILSSRKSENKRLDWVYPDNLSLQCLALYNPEKIGLYLASNDTHTFRKAYSLNLDKSNNFTYQMSNYPSFDANSNSYSPSYEAVIGSFKGDWVTAAEQYREWGSQQEWTSKSRFKNGLHPDWLEETALWVWNRGRSDNVLVPAAALKKRLGLPVNVFWHWWHGASYDEGFPEYFPPREGGESFINAMKLAQQKGVHSIVYMNSFQWGDSTESWKTENASVYAVKDINGNLRSHAYNIFTGNSLTNMCMGTQFWKDKYTSLSESAVNIYGTNGVYMDQACMSRVCYDKAHGHAIGGGNYWFKNFGKLTDQIRSKISIEKEPILAGEHCNESWMPYLDLFLTLQVSRERYSGVGQWEVIPFFQAVYHEYAITYGNYSSLVTPPYDELWPKEFAPENQEQPLDPIFNKQFLMEQARSFVWGMQPTISNYHSFLETQRKEEIDYLMSIAKIRYQGLKYLLHGKFLRAPSMQIPEEELDISKLSIYAGRKGESVTAYKKKYPLAYSGAWKADDGNVGIPLTSISEKHMLINFKIDTNDYNISSNGEVYLINSEGRKLLTTYKENEVIVEHQLKPREVCLIEIIPTL; from the coding sequence ATGAATACGAAAAAATTATATTATTGGCGGCTTTTATGTTTTGTCATACTTGCGTCCCTTGCATCTTGTAACACAAATAATAACGGTGACGACCTGTCCATTAACAATGGTAAACTAAAATTGAGCTTTAGTAAGGAAAATGGTTCACTTATTGTTTTCCAAGATTTAATAGAGAACTATGAATTTTTGGATGAAAAGAAGACATTGGAATTACCATGGGAAATTAACTTTAATCACGCCCAAGATTCTTTATATGAGCCTCTTGATTTTGAATATTCTAAACCAGATTCATTGACTTTGGTTCTTAAATGGGGAAATTTTAAAGGTGAGGAAAACAAAGAATTTGCGGTTACGGCTGTAATCAACCTAGATAAAGAAAAGGCCTTATCCTATTGGAAAATATCGCTTGTTGGTACGCAGGGTAAAGAAATTAATAGTGTTGTGTTTCCTAAGATAAGTGGGTTTAAAGATTTAGGTCAAGAAAAATTGGCTATACCTAATATAATGGGAGAGTTACTTACGGACCCAAGAGGAATTCTTTCATCAAGAAAATCAGAAAATAAAAGGTTGGATTGGGTATATCCAGATAATCTTTCATTGCAATGTTTGGCATTATATAATCCTGAAAAAATTGGTTTATATCTTGCTTCAAATGACACCCACACCTTCAGAAAAGCTTATTCACTTAATTTGGATAAATCTAATAATTTCACGTACCAAATGTCCAATTACCCATCTTTTGATGCAAATTCCAATTCATATTCTCCGTCTTACGAAGCTGTAATCGGTTCGTTTAAAGGAGATTGGGTTACTGCTGCTGAACAGTACAGGGAATGGGGTTCCCAACAGGAATGGACCTCTAAAAGTAGGTTTAAGAATGGTCTACATCCAGATTGGTTGGAAGAAACCGCATTATGGGTTTGGAATAGGGGTAGATCGGATAATGTATTGGTGCCAGCTGCAGCATTAAAAAAACGATTGGGACTGCCTGTTAATGTATTTTGGCACTGGTGGCATGGTGCCTCATATGATGAAGGTTTTCCAGAATATTTTCCACCGAGGGAGGGGGGGGAATCCTTTATCAATGCGATGAAATTGGCACAACAAAAGGGTGTTCATTCCATAGTTTATATGAATTCCTTTCAGTGGGGCGATTCTACTGAGAGCTGGAAAACCGAAAATGCTTCGGTGTATGCAGTTAAGGATATAAATGGGAATTTAAGGTCTCATGCATATAATATTTTTACAGGTAATTCCCTAACGAATATGTGTATGGGGACTCAATTTTGGAAAGACAAATACACCTCTCTATCCGAAAGTGCTGTTAATATATACGGGACCAATGGGGTGTATATGGATCAAGCCTGCATGTCTAGAGTGTGTTATGATAAAGCACATGGGCATGCAATAGGTGGCGGTAATTATTGGTTTAAGAATTTTGGAAAACTTACTGATCAAATTCGCTCTAAAATCTCTATTGAAAAGGAACCAATTTTAGCTGGTGAGCATTGCAACGAAAGTTGGATGCCCTACCTTGATCTTTTCTTGACCCTTCAAGTAAGTAGAGAAAGATATTCTGGAGTTGGGCAATGGGAGGTTATTCCGTTCTTTCAGGCAGTTTATCATGAATACGCTATTACCTACGGTAATTATTCTTCGCTGGTTACCCCACCTTATGATGAACTATGGCCTAAAGAATTTGCACCGGAAAATCAGGAACAACCTTTGGACCCCATATTTAACAAGCAATTCCTAATGGAACAGGCCAGGTCTTTTGTCTGGGGTATGCAGCCAACAATTTCTAATTACCATAGTTTTTTGGAAACTCAAAGAAAAGAAGAAATTGATTACTTAATGAGTATTGCGAAAATCAGGTATCAGGGGCTAAAATACTTGTTGCATGGAAAATTTTTAAGAGCCCCCTCTATGCAAATTCCAGAAGAGGAATTGGATATATCAAAACTTTCTATATACGCTGGAAGAAAGGGTGAGAGTGTTACAGCGTATAAAAAGAAATATCCCTTGGCTTATTCTGGAGCTTGGAAAGCCGATGATGGTAACGTTGGAATTCCCTTGACCAGTATAAGTGAGAAGCACATGCTGATTAACTTTAAAATAGACACTAATGATTACAACATTTCTTCAAATGGGGAGGTCTACTTAATAAATAGTGAAGGCAGAAAATTGCTGACAACATATAAGGAGAATGAGGTTATTGTAGAACATCAATTAAAACCAAGAGAAGTGTGCCTAATTGAAATTATTCCAACATTGTAA